In Natronococcus occultus SP4, the following proteins share a genomic window:
- a CDS encoding sulfite oxidase-like oxidoreductase — MSDVTDVTDLYHEFGDERLPPGQRETTAFPVLSKSGTPEFDPDTWEFTVTGAVEDELSLSWEEFRALPAVTQRQDFHCVTGWSKFDCEFTGVPFTELAERAGVRDDAVHVMFSALDDYTTDLPLEDCLREEVLLTWAYDGEELPADHGGPLRVVTPHKYAYKGAKWVDGIEFLTDPEPGYWERRGYSETADPWNEERYS, encoded by the coding sequence ATGAGCGACGTAACTGACGTCACGGATCTTTACCACGAGTTCGGCGACGAACGCCTCCCGCCGGGCCAGCGCGAGACGACGGCGTTCCCGGTGCTTTCGAAGAGCGGCACGCCGGAGTTCGATCCCGACACCTGGGAGTTTACCGTCACCGGCGCGGTCGAGGACGAACTCTCCCTGTCCTGGGAAGAGTTCCGGGCGCTCCCGGCCGTGACCCAGCGCCAGGACTTCCACTGTGTCACCGGCTGGAGCAAGTTCGACTGCGAGTTCACGGGCGTCCCCTTCACGGAGCTGGCCGAGCGCGCCGGGGTGCGGGACGACGCCGTCCACGTCATGTTCTCGGCGCTGGACGACTACACGACCGACCTCCCGCTCGAGGACTGTCTGCGCGAGGAGGTGTTGCTGACCTGGGCGTACGACGGCGAGGAGCTGCCGGCCGACCACGGCGGTCCGCTGCGGGTCGTCACCCCCCACAAGTACGCCTACAAGGGCGCCAAGTGGGTCGACGGGATCGAGTTTCTTACCGATCCCGAGCCGGGCTACTGGGAGCGACGCGGCTACTCCGAGACGGCCGATCCCTGGAACGAGGAGCGGTACAGCTAG
- a CDS encoding ribbon-helix-helix domain-containing protein: MPKVEITIPEHLEMQIAQMVERGEFVNREEAIEDLLSTGIKAYKTSGPMEDEDEGMGGGLEDDGMMGHDDEYVF; encoded by the coding sequence ATGCCGAAAGTAGAGATCACCATCCCCGAACATCTCGAGATGCAGATCGCGCAGATGGTCGAGCGGGGCGAGTTCGTCAACCGAGAGGAAGCGATCGAGGACCTCCTGTCGACGGGTATCAAGGCGTACAAGACGAGCGGACCGATGGAAGACGAGGACGAGGGTATGGGCGGTGGCCTCGAGGACGACGGCATGATGGGCCACGACGACGAGTACGTCTTCTAA
- a CDS encoding DUF7550 family protein: protein MADDSETDPAVDHDSAADVGHDLEDERTTAPMSDYSTRDVGVGFAIMVVGLLIAFGIPLVAF from the coding sequence ATGGCAGACGACAGCGAAACAGATCCCGCCGTGGATCACGACTCGGCAGCGGACGTCGGCCACGACCTCGAGGACGAACGGACGACTGCACCGATGAGCGACTACAGCACCCGCGACGTCGGTGTCGGCTTCGCGATCATGGTCGTCGGTCTCCTGATCGCGTTCGGGATTCCGCTGGTGGCGTTTTAG